In Planctomycetia bacterium, a single window of DNA contains:
- a CDS encoding ABC transporter permease subunit has translation MVAVILAARIAPQTVWFIQNFVDAVPRDIDEAALLDGASHRQILLLLVLPLIRPGIAAVAVIGAITTWNDYITVAVFAPDSVKRTLQVALVNQVFDSVGISWSFTMAFALVSSLPVIVLFVLVQKWFIAGLTAGAVKG, from the coding sequence GTGGTCGCCGTCATCCTCGCCGCGCGCATCGCGCCGCAGACAGTCTGGTTCATCCAGAACTTCGTCGACGCAGTGCCGCGCGACATCGACGAGGCCGCGCTGCTCGACGGCGCGAGCCACCGGCAGATCCTGTTGCTGCTCGTGCTGCCGCTGATCCGCCCGGGGATCGCGGCGGTGGCGGTGATCGGCGCCATCACCACGTGGAACGACTACATCACCGTCGCCGTGTTCGCGCCCGACTCCGTCAAGCGCACGCTGCAGGTGGCGTTGGTCAACCAGGTGTTCGACTCGGTCGGCATTTCGTGGTCGTTCACGATGGCGTTCGCGCTGGTTTCGTCGCTGCCGGTCATCGTGCTTTTCGTGCTCGTACAGAAGTGGTTCATCGCCGGACTCACTGCCGGCGCGGTCAAAGGCTAG